A genomic segment from Brienomyrus brachyistius isolate T26 chromosome 9, BBRACH_0.4, whole genome shotgun sequence encodes:
- the LOC125748791 gene encoding uncharacterized protein LOC125748791, protein MAEELQELRELVLQLQAENDRLRQEPVSVAPGPSASVNPSHFTVPSRGTPVVERLVLVPRDRKCPIFRGRTGIGLMEWLEEVEASMRARHLSMADQAFFLFDHLEGEAKEEIKYRPQDRTDPVKIIAVLKELYGCTESYVSLQQAFFARRQEDGESLQEFSLALMGLMEAVKQRAPADMENADLLLRDQFIEHVLDGALRRELKQLVRRQPMATLLDVRGEAIRWEREGLSRAAHGRSSSVPAVLGVQYGVHGGPQGAGNSSHLTAMEEVRALLTCQQKQLSQLTQSVARLQNSSQRDRAPQKDPVICRRCQQPGHFARECDGLRIRSGNLPRQRISSQPNSQPHPVQPSEN, encoded by the coding sequence ATGGCGGAGGAGTTACAGGAATTGAGGGAGCTTGTTTTACAACTGCAAGCTGAGAATGATAGGCTGCGCCAGGAGCCGGTTTCTGTTGCCCCAGGGCCTAGTGCTAGTGTTAACCCCAGTCACTTTACTGTACCCAGTAGGGGTACCCCTGTAGTCGAACGTTTGGTTCTCGTCCCTAGGGATAGGAAATGCCCCATTTTTAGAGGGAGAACAGGAATAGGGTTAATGGAGTGGCTGGAGGAAGTGGAGGCCAGTATGAGGGCACGTCATTTGTCCATGGCAGATCAGGCATTCTTCTTGTTTGACCATTTGGAGGGCGAGGCAAAGGAGGAGATAAAGTACCGTCCTCAGGACAGAACAGACCCAGTAAAGATAATAGCAGTTCTAAAGGAACTGTACGGGTGTACTGAATCCTATGTGTCTTTACAGCAAGCTTTCTTTGCTAGAAGGCAAGAGGACGGGGAGTCTCTTCAGGAGTTTTCCTTGGCTTTAATGGGCCTTATGGAGGCTGTAAAACAGCGTGCACCGGCCGATATGGAGAATGCAGATTTGTTGCTGCGGGATCAATTTATTGAACACGTACTAGATGGTGCTTTGCGCCGTGAATTGAAACAATTAGTGCGCCGGCAGCCTATGGCTACGTTGTTGGATGTCCGAGGGGAGGCTATCAGGTGGGAGCGTGAGGGTTTGTCCCGTGCTGCACACGGACGGAGTAGTTCCGTGCCAGCAGTGCTTGGTGTTCAGTATGGGGTTCATGGTGGTCCCCAGGGTGCTGGTAATTCATCCCATTTGACTGCAATGGAGGAAGTGAGAGCGTTACTGACGTGTCAGCAGAAGCAGTTGTCTCAGCTCACCCAGAGTGTGGCTCGGTTGCAGAATTCCAGTCAGCGTGATCGTGCACCCCAGAAGGATCCAGTAATATGTCGGCGTTGTCAGCAGCCCGGTCACTTCGCTAGGGAGTGTGATGGTTTGCGCATTCGCTCTGGTAACTTGCCCCGGCAGAGGATATCCTCACAGCCCAATAGTCAGCCCCATCCGGTGCAGCCGTCGGAAAACTAG